In Amia ocellicauda isolate fAmiCal2 chromosome 7, fAmiCal2.hap1, whole genome shotgun sequence, the genomic window ACAAAAGCACATATAACTCATctgaaaatattcatatttcttgAGCAGCTGACGGGCATTTTTGTGAAACTTCAGTGTTCAAAGGTTGCCTCTTCGGCGACATCGCACAAGAGAAGACAGCGGTCATTCAAAACGGTGCCTCCGCGGCGAGTCTTCAATGTAAACTGTGTCCATATCATGACTATTGATGCCAGGATCCAGAACTACAAGTACATGTTTAAAGTTGATTCATAAACTTATTTTTTACActtatatatacttatattttaaaagcatttgttttatttgatcgACTTATCAATATTAGTTTTCGGGTGGCATTACAGTAAAACAATGTGAAGTGTCACCTAATATCGCAGTGAAAAAGACTACTTTTCGCACAGCATTACCCgtggaaaacaaatgtaaactgGCAAAATACTTTCCCTCTGATGAATTACAGTAATGATCCTGAACACATCCAGACAGAATACCGAAACcccttcattaaactcttgTGTCTGTATGGGGCACAAACGATGCAGTCCGAGcgagtttggtttggtttgagtTTGAGCCTCAGGACCCCTCAGTGAAGGCCCCGCGGCGGCTCTGATGCGCGGCGCGCTGCCCGCAGGTGGTGGAGCTGCCGGTGAACCGAGGACGGTAAGTCGAAATCCTGCGTGATTTGTTCTTACAAATACAGCGgggtcagagtgtgtgtgtgtgtgtgtgtgtgtgtgtggtggggtgtCCAGGACCAGAGAAAAAGCGCCAGCTATTTTTCTGCAGTACCCTCCCAActcctctccctgtctctcctgtTCAACTGATAGAGCTGTTGGGTGTCCACTCTTCTGCAGTGCCACAGTCCTACACTCCCGTGTATGTCCTGCTCCTGGTTTGGGGTCCAACTagatctctttctctttctctctcccccttcctctctctctctgtgttactTCTTTAACATGCTTGTTGAATCAGTTGGATGAAATACATCATATTGTTGAAGGTCCATTGCAGTTGTTGGTTTCAGAGACTCTTTTGGTTCAGTGATGGTGCCACACTAACCTGGCAGGAGAGATGTATTTTATGCCTCCAGCTGCTGCAGTTCTGTCAGGGCGATTCAGTGACTGGGAAGCAGGGGCGGGTGAACTGGATCAGCAGCCAGGAGTCACTACGACCTTCTGGGGACTTATATTGGGAACCCCAGAGATCTCCAGAGACAGAAGTGAAACTGACCCGTGCTGATTTtgatttacttatttgtttgtttgttattttgatgGCGGTGCGGTTTGGGGGGCAGCTCCAGGGCTACTCCTTCTTAATGTTGCTGAGCAGGCCTCCAGGGAGTGGAGTCTGTTGCTGCTGCGGTGGTGGCTGGTGGTGGCGGCCCTTCTTGTTCTGGTGTGTCTTGACATGCTTGGCCAGGTGGTCGCTGCGCATGAAGCGCTTGCCACACTCCTGGCAACAGAAGCGCTTCTCACCGGTGTGTGTGCGCAGGTGCCGCTGCAGCTCGTCGGAGCGTGTGAAGCTCTTGCCACAGAAGAGCCAGTTGCAGACGAAGGGCCGCTCCCCGGCATGCCAGCGAAGGTGCGCCTTCAGGTGCGAGGTCTTCTTGTACACCTTGCCACACTCGGGGATGTGACAGATGTGCAGCTTCTTCTTGCCCAGCTCATCCAGCTGCTGCCCCCCGCCGCCGCTGGCAGAGGACTGGCAGTTGGGGCACTTGCACCTTCTGCAGCGCCGCGTGGAGCCCAGCAGCCCTTTCGAAGTGCCCTGCAGGAGGGCGGCAATTTGAGGCTGGTGCCCCAGGACCAGGGGCCGGCCCAGGGTGAAGTGGTGGCTGGCGGGGCTGGCGTTGGTCTGGGGGAGGCTCCACCACTGCTGCCCCTCCTCCCCATGCCCTGAGGGCAGGTGGTGCCGGGCCG contains:
- the sp5l gene encoding sp5 transcription factor-like, translated to MAALAVSRSDNFLQAFLQDRTPSSSPESGPHLLSSFLTSGCGQARPGVGGVGGSEVATPFPYEAAAAVGSGSAMFQLWSNEMPPSSGLGSHQMAFAVPKVPFPAPVQPGLGSHSHHHHHHHHHHHELPLTPPAEPPPPSYSFELSPVKVLSSQVQGGGSYGYQQHTGMSQNFPNFLQNTSARHHLPSGHGEEGQQWWSLPQTNASPASHHFTLGRPLVLGHQPQIAALLQGTSKGLLGSTRRCRRCKCPNCQSSASGGGGQQLDELGKKKLHICHIPECGKVYKKTSHLKAHLRWHAGERPFVCNWLFCGKSFTRSDELQRHLRTHTGEKRFCCQECGKRFMRSDHLAKHVKTHQNKKGRHHQPPPQQQQTPLPGGLLSNIKKE